The following are encoded in a window of Mustelus asterias unplaced genomic scaffold, sMusAst1.hap1.1 HAP1_SCAFFOLD_35, whole genome shotgun sequence genomic DNA:
- the LOC144482280 gene encoding uncharacterized protein LOC144482280 encodes MEKQWKCGDCGKGFRFPSQLEIHRRTHTGERPFTCSACGKGFNDSSNLRTHQHIHTGERLFSCTICGKDFTQLPSLLRHNVTHTNERPFKCSDCGRDFKSSQGLMAHQRTHTEERPFSCSHCTKRFRKSSTLRVHQQVHNRERLLICSVCGKRFSTSSQLLIHQRVHTGERPFNCSVCGKGFTRLSTLQRHQPIHTGERPFSCTVCGKRFRQSSHLLTHHVTHTSERPFKCSDCGRDFKSPRELMSHQRIHTEERLFSCSHCTKIFKTSSQLQVHQRVHTGETPFTCSDCGKGFTRLLSLQIHQPIHAGERC; translated from the coding sequence atggagaaacagtggaaatgtggggactgtgggaagggattcaggttcccatctcagCTTGAAATTCATCGACggactcacactggagagaggccattcacctgctctgcgtgtgggaagggattcaatgattcatccaacctgcggacacaccagcacattcacaccggggagagactgttcagctgcACCATCTGTGGGAAGGACTTCACTCAGTTACCCAGCCTACTCAGACACaatgtcactcacaccaatgagagaccctttaaatgctccgactgtgggagggatttcaaaagctctcagggacTAATggcccaccagcgcactcacactgaggagaggccgttcagctgctctcactgcacaaagaggtttagaaagtCATCCACTCTGCGggtacaccagcaggttcacaacaGGGAGAGACtgctcatctgctctgtgtgtgggaagcgattcagtaCTTCATCGCAACTGCTgatacaccagagagttcacactggggagcgaccattcaactgctctgtgtgtgggaaaggattcactcgattatcaaccctgcagaggcaccagccaattcacaccggagagaggcctttctcctgcaccgtgtgtgggaagcgattccgtcagtcatcccatctgctgacccATCATGTCACTCACACCAGTGAGAGACCCttcaaatgctctgactgtgggagagaTTTCAAAAGTCCTCGggaactgatgtcccaccagcgcattcacactgaggagagactgttcagctgctctcactgcacaaaaatATTTAAAACGTCATCCCAACTgcaggtacaccagcgagttcacactggggagacaccattcacctgctccgactgtggaaagggattcactcgattattaagtctgcagatacaccagccaATTCATGCTGGGGAGAGGTGCTAG
- the LOC144482284 gene encoding uncharacterized protein LOC144482284, whose protein sequence is MEKPWKCGDCGKEYRFPSVLEAHRRIHTGERPFTCIRCGKGFTQLFHMLRHQQVHTGERPFTCSQCGKGFTQLSNLNSHQRVHTGVRPFNCSQCGKGFTQLSQLQLHQQVHTGGRLLICSQCGKKFRYSSTLQRHQQLHTGEKPFTCSQCGKGFTRSCALQRHQRIHTGEKPFTCSHCGKAFRHQSTLHSHQRVHTEERPFTCSEQEKAFSGQSHLQKHQRVDARERPFACSQCGDRFCNSSHLLRHHQIHK, encoded by the coding sequence ATGGAGaagccatggaaatgtggggactgtgggaaggaatacAGATTCCCATCtgtgctggaagctcatcgacgaattcacactggggaaaggccgttcacttgcattcggtgtgggaagggattcactcagttattccACAtgttgagacaccagcaagttcacactggggagaggcctttcacttgctctcagtgtgggaagggattcactcagttatcgaaCCTAaattcacaccagcgagttcacactggggtgaggccgttcaactgctctcagtgtggaaagggattcacgcAGTTATCCCAACTACAgttacaccagcaagttcacactggcgggaggctactcatctgctctcagtgtgggaagaaattcagatattcatccactttgcagagacaccagcagctCCACACTGGagaaaagccattcacctgctctcagtgtgggaagggattcactcgttcatgcgctctgcagagacaccagcgaattcacactggggagaagccattcacatgctctcattgtgggaaggcATTCAGACATCAATCCACACTGcattcacaccagcgagttcacaccgaggagagaccattcacctgctctgagcagGAGAAGGCATTCAGTGGTCAGTCCCACCTACAAAAACACCAGCGAGTCGAcgccagggagaggccattcgcctgctcccagtgtggggacAGATTTTGTAATTCAtcacacctgctgagacaccaccaaattcacaagtga